Proteins encoded in a region of the Macaca mulatta isolate MMU2019108-1 chromosome X, T2T-MMU8v2.0, whole genome shotgun sequence genome:
- the EIF1AX gene encoding eukaryotic translation initiation factor 1A, X-chromosomal: MPKNKGKGGKNRRRGKNENESEKRELVFKEDGQEYAQVIKMLGNGRLEAMCFDGVKRLCHIRGKLRKKVWINTSDIILVGLRDYQDNKADVILKYNADEARSLKAYGELPEHAKINETDTFGPGDDDEIQFDDIGDDDEDIDDI, translated from the exons ATGCCCAAGAATAAAG gtAAAGGAGGTAAAAATAGACGCAGAGGTAAGAATGAGAATGAATCTGAAAAAAGAGAACTGGTGTTCAAAGAGGATGGTCAGG AGTATGCTCAGGTAATCAAAATGTTGGGAAATGGACGGCTAGAAGCAATGTGTTTTGATGGTGTAAAGAGGTTATGTCACATCAGaggaaaattgagaaaaaag GTTTGGATAAATACCTCGGACATTATATTGGTCGGTCTCCGAGACTACCAG GATAACAAAGctgatgtgattttaaaatacaatgcaGATGAAGCTAGAAGTCTGAAGGCATACGGCGAGCTTCCAGAGCATG ctaaaatcaatgaaactgaTACATTTGGTCCTGGAGATGATGATGAAATTCAGTTCGATGACATCGGAGATGATGATGAAGATATTGATGAC ATCTAA